Proteins encoded by one window of Marixanthomonas sp. SCSIO 43207:
- a CDS encoding glycosyltransferase family 2 protein yields the protein MLFTFLKYLQPTHYFQLYRKDGRSVFPIPEQLPETVLKYLHSNSHFTSEKAKRYDLSWQAIQKGYIGNAPTYTEFEKVPISDEYVFIRLYFHKAWVFYVLILRLFSFKNPITEIQSWLKTKHINRFTYHTDPIKQTKWNTNSNQVIDDKVSVIIPTLNRYTYLKDGLKDLEQQTHKNFEVLVIDQSEPFDATFYEQFSLDLKVVNQQEKALWLARNTAIQMASSSLLLLYDDDSRVEADWIENHLKCLSIFNAEISSGVSISQTGAKVPENYSFFRISDQLDTGNVLIKKEVFKRIGLFDRQFEKQRMGDGEFGLRAHLEGFLNISNPYAKRLHLKVGTGGLRQMGSWDGYRPKKWFSPRPIPSVVYYFRRYYGKTRTRLLLLRTVPQSIMPYRFKRSKLLMLLGGLTAVILAPLVCIQVMLSWRQASKKIKQGPSISELK from the coding sequence GTGCTATTTACTTTTTTAAAATACCTTCAACCTACTCATTACTTTCAATTGTACCGTAAAGATGGGCGTTCGGTATTTCCTATTCCTGAGCAGTTACCTGAAACAGTTTTAAAATACCTCCATTCTAACTCCCATTTTACTTCTGAAAAGGCAAAAAGGTATGACCTGTCTTGGCAAGCTATTCAAAAAGGATACATAGGAAATGCTCCAACATACACCGAATTTGAGAAAGTCCCTATTAGTGATGAGTATGTATTTATTAGACTGTATTTTCATAAAGCATGGGTGTTTTATGTGTTAATTCTTAGACTTTTCAGCTTTAAAAATCCGATTACCGAAATACAAAGTTGGCTAAAAACGAAACATATAAACCGTTTTACATATCACACAGACCCAATAAAGCAGACAAAATGGAATACCAACTCTAATCAGGTAATCGATGATAAGGTTTCCGTTATTATTCCCACATTAAACCGCTATACCTACCTGAAAGATGGATTAAAAGATTTGGAACAACAAACTCATAAAAACTTTGAAGTACTTGTTATAGATCAATCAGAACCATTTGATGCTACTTTTTACGAGCAATTTTCACTAGACCTTAAAGTTGTTAATCAACAAGAAAAAGCATTATGGTTGGCGCGTAATACAGCTATACAAATGGCAAGTAGTTCTTTGTTATTACTGTATGATGATGATAGTAGAGTAGAGGCAGACTGGATTGAGAATCACTTGAAGTGTCTGTCTATTTTTAATGCTGAAATCTCATCAGGTGTTTCTATTTCGCAAACCGGAGCAAAAGTACCTGAAAACTATTCTTTTTTCAGAATTTCAGATCAACTAGATACAGGTAATGTATTAATTAAAAAGGAGGTTTTTAAACGCATAGGGTTGTTTGACCGACAATTTGAAAAACAACGAATGGGCGATGGTGAGTTTGGATTACGAGCCCACTTAGAAGGATTTTTAAATATTTCAAATCCTTATGCAAAACGATTGCATTTAAAAGTAGGAACCGGAGGTTTACGCCAAATGGGAAGTTGGGACGGCTACAGACCTAAAAAATGGTTTTCACCACGCCCTATACCAAGTGTAGTATATTATTTTAGGCGCTACTATGGTAAAACTCGCACACGTTTATTACTATTGCGCACTGTACCGCAGTCTATCATGCCATATCGTTTTAAAAGAAGTAAACTTTTAATGTTGTTGGGAGGACTAACCGCAGTAATTTTAGCACCTTTAGTATGTATACAAGTGATGTTGTCTTGGAGGCAAGCATCAAAGAAAATTAAACAAGGACCAAGTATAAGTGAGCTCAAATAA
- a CDS encoding MBOAT family protein — translation MLFNSLDFAVFLPIVFLLYWSICNKRIQYQNILMLVASCFFYGWWDWRFLSLLLFSTIADFIIGLQLHKRTRPKHRKLLLVLSLTVNLGLLGFFKYYNFFIDNFTTAFTFFGGTIQPNTLNIILPVGISFYTFQTLSYTIDIYRRKLEPTTNFISFAAFVSFFPQLVAGPIERASNLLPQFQKRRVFNNEEAAIGIRQIIWGLFKKVVIADNCAQFVNEIFNNYAAHSSTTLILGIVYFSFQIYCDFSGYSDIAIGTARLFGFKLMVNFRYPYFSRDIAEFWRRWHISLSTWFRDYVYIPLGGSRVSQRKQIRNVFIVFIVSGFWHGANWTFIIWGAINALFFIPLLLSNKNRKHTDTIAENSFFPSLRELIWLCATYIITLFGWVFFRANTLKDALAYLQEMAKGDFKIEMLHIERYSFEMLPLILLLISIEWVSRKKEFPLLSSKFRYLKTFGIIVLILLFGSFSEIQDFIYFQF, via the coding sequence GTGTTATTCAACTCTCTTGATTTTGCTGTCTTTTTACCCATAGTGTTCCTACTGTATTGGTCTATATGCAACAAACGAATTCAGTATCAAAACATATTGATGTTGGTTGCAAGTTGTTTTTTTTACGGTTGGTGGGATTGGCGGTTTTTATCACTTCTTTTATTTAGTACAATTGCAGACTTTATAATAGGATTACAGCTGCATAAAAGAACCCGACCTAAGCATCGAAAATTACTCCTCGTATTAAGTTTAACGGTAAATTTGGGATTGTTAGGGTTTTTTAAATACTATAATTTTTTCATCGATAACTTTACAACTGCATTTACTTTTTTCGGAGGTACGATTCAACCAAATACATTAAACATTATTCTACCGGTTGGGATTTCATTCTATACCTTCCAAACACTTAGTTATACCATTGATATATATCGAAGAAAGTTGGAGCCTACTACCAATTTTATAAGCTTTGCAGCTTTTGTTTCCTTTTTTCCGCAGTTGGTAGCAGGTCCTATTGAACGGGCTAGTAACTTATTACCTCAATTTCAGAAAAGAAGGGTTTTTAACAATGAGGAAGCAGCGATAGGGATACGGCAAATTATATGGGGCCTTTTCAAAAAAGTTGTAATTGCAGATAATTGTGCACAATTTGTAAACGAAATTTTTAATAATTATGCAGCACATTCTAGCACAACATTAATTTTGGGTATAGTTTATTTTTCTTTTCAGATTTACTGTGATTTTTCAGGGTATAGCGATATTGCTATAGGTACAGCTCGGCTTTTTGGATTCAAATTAATGGTGAATTTTCGATATCCGTATTTCTCTAGAGATATAGCTGAGTTTTGGCGTAGATGGCATATTTCTTTGTCAACTTGGTTTCGAGATTATGTGTATATACCCTTAGGAGGAAGTAGGGTTTCCCAAAGAAAACAAATTAGAAACGTTTTTATTGTTTTTATAGTAAGTGGTTTCTGGCATGGTGCCAATTGGACATTTATTATTTGGGGAGCTATAAACGCGTTGTTTTTTATTCCTTTATTACTTTCGAATAAAAATAGAAAGCATACTGATACAATAGCTGAAAATAGTTTTTTTCCATCCTTACGTGAATTAATATGGTTGTGCGCTACCTATATTATTACATTATTTGGATGGGTGTTTTTTAGGGCTAATACGCTTAAGGATGCTCTAGCATATTTACAGGAAATGGCAAAAGGAGACTTCAAAATTGAAATGCTACATATTGAACGGTATTCTTTTGAAATGCTTCCCTTAATTTTATTATTAATAAGTATAGAATGGGTTTCAAGAAAAAAAGAGTTTCCATTGCTTTCTTCTAAATTCCGCTATTTAAAAACTTTTGGAATCATTGTTTTAATTTTGTTGTTTGGTAGCTTTTCAGAAATTCAAGATTTTATTTATTTTCAGTTTTAA
- a CDS encoding exostosin family protein translates to MKIFYPKPLYDANYRGLTFPLLKPFIKGASFTDAQRVAMYGVSENDVQLTATMEEAAVAILPMAWQYHQKTNTTQQALEFIADCNRKKKQVWGFNAGDFGVKTPALPNVTWFRLGGNKSQFTEQEYTIPPFINDPLEKHYQTHNITERPYQNKPVIGFCGQANASLLQKGEDVLKIVGRNVKSNIGLTQNTPQPLIATSYLRASLLQTLEQCSKVQTNFIKRKQYRAGVKKQKDSHATTKEFYDMIHQTDYTLCVRGAGNFSVRFYETLAMGRIPILVDTDSPLPFQEILPWKKYVVWVSYNERRAICEKVKTFHQSLSETDFIALQHANRTLWKDNLTMGGFFKRFFQPNSLI, encoded by the coding sequence ATGAAAATCTTTTATCCCAAGCCGCTGTATGATGCCAATTACCGAGGCCTTACGTTTCCCTTATTAAAACCCTTTATTAAGGGTGCTTCCTTTACCGATGCGCAGCGTGTTGCTATGTATGGGGTTTCAGAAAACGATGTGCAGCTTACAGCCACGATGGAAGAGGCAGCAGTCGCTATCTTACCCATGGCATGGCAATACCATCAAAAAACAAATACGACCCAACAAGCTCTAGAATTTATAGCAGATTGTAATCGTAAAAAGAAACAAGTATGGGGTTTTAATGCAGGTGACTTTGGGGTTAAAACACCAGCTCTACCGAACGTTACTTGGTTTCGCTTGGGCGGAAACAAGTCTCAATTTACTGAACAAGAATATACCATACCGCCCTTTATCAATGATCCTTTAGAAAAGCACTATCAAACCCATAACATTACCGAACGACCATACCAAAACAAACCGGTAATTGGATTTTGTGGGCAAGCAAATGCGTCTCTTTTGCAAAAAGGAGAGGATGTATTAAAGATTGTAGGTCGAAATGTAAAGAGTAACATAGGCCTCACTCAAAACACACCACAACCCCTTATTGCTACGTCTTATCTGCGCGCTTCTCTTTTACAGACGTTGGAGCAGTGTTCAAAAGTGCAAACAAATTTTATAAAAAGAAAACAATATAGAGCCGGTGTAAAAAAACAGAAGGATTCTCATGCTACAACAAAAGAGTTTTATGATATGATTCATCAAACCGATTATACATTGTGTGTGAGAGGAGCCGGAAACTTTTCAGTACGATTCTATGAAACATTGGCAATGGGACGTATTCCTATCTTGGTTGATACCGATTCCCCCTTGCCTTTTCAAGAGATACTTCCATGGAAAAAATATGTGGTTTGGGTTTCCTATAACGAAAGACGTGCTATTTGCGAAAAAGTAAAGACCTTTCATCAATCATTATCTGAAACAGATTTTATAGCTTTACAACACGCCAACCGAACCCTTTGGAAAGATAATTTGACAATGGGAGGGTTTTTTAAACGATTTTTTCAACCTAATAGCTTAATTTAA
- a CDS encoding glycosyltransferase family 4 protein, with translation MKIGLLLSSPPGYSETFFTSKIKGLQAQGHSVLLITAATSQQFTGCKHKTHPRVAKSVWMQLVRFLLVGITLLPYLQRVIRYIKLERNEGTSLKRVIEKTYLNATLLKLDVDWLHFGFATMAIDRELVAKAIGAKMAVSFRGFDIAIYPLKHPNCYHKLWKFVDKVHTISNDLLVKAHALGLPKSISFQKITPAIDVAFFNNNSLAKSVEQPIHFLTVGRLHWKKGYVQMLEALAELKQNGTNFTYSIIGGGSKRERERIAFAALQLDLTDEVIFKGILDSEAIKEEYKKADIYLQYSISEGFCNAVLEAQAMGLLCIVSNAEGLSENVLHNQSGWVVPMLNPLALKTQIEYVLNLSDTIQTINRQQAKDRVRKEFTIEKQQQEFVKFYT, from the coding sequence ATGAAAATAGGGTTACTACTTTCTTCACCTCCGGGATATTCAGAGACCTTTTTTACTTCCAAAATAAAAGGGTTACAAGCTCAAGGGCATTCGGTATTGTTGATTACAGCAGCTACATCACAACAGTTTACCGGGTGTAAACACAAAACACATCCTCGTGTTGCCAAGTCAGTATGGATGCAGTTGGTTCGTTTTTTACTAGTAGGCATCACATTGTTGCCCTATCTACAAAGAGTAATTCGTTATATTAAACTAGAACGCAATGAAGGAACATCGTTAAAACGAGTCATTGAAAAAACGTATTTGAATGCTACGCTCTTAAAACTGGACGTAGATTGGTTGCATTTTGGTTTTGCTACGATGGCCATTGATAGAGAGCTGGTCGCTAAAGCAATTGGTGCAAAAATGGCTGTTAGTTTTAGAGGGTTTGATATAGCAATTTATCCTTTGAAACATCCTAATTGCTACCATAAACTATGGAAGTTTGTTGATAAGGTACATACCATATCTAATGATTTATTAGTAAAAGCGCATGCGCTAGGATTACCTAAGTCAATATCCTTTCAAAAAATTACTCCGGCTATCGATGTAGCTTTTTTTAACAATAATTCGCTTGCAAAATCGGTAGAGCAACCTATTCACTTTTTAACAGTAGGTCGCCTTCATTGGAAAAAAGGATATGTACAAATGCTTGAAGCATTAGCCGAATTAAAACAAAACGGAACTAATTTTACGTATTCCATTATAGGAGGTGGGTCTAAACGAGAACGAGAACGAATTGCCTTCGCAGCATTACAATTAGACCTTACAGATGAGGTTATATTCAAAGGAATTTTAGATTCGGAAGCGATAAAAGAAGAATATAAAAAAGCAGATATATATTTACAATATAGTATTTCTGAAGGATTTTGCAATGCTGTTTTAGAAGCGCAAGCCATGGGCTTATTATGTATCGTCTCAAATGCAGAGGGTCTTTCTGAAAATGTGTTACACAATCAATCAGGGTGGGTAGTACCTATGCTTAATCCACTGGCTCTAAAGACTCAAATTGAATATGTATTAAACCTTTCTGATACCATACAAACTATAAATAGACAACAAGCCAAAGATCGAGTGCGAAAGGAGTTTACTATAGAAAAGCAACAACAAGAGTTTGTGAAGTTTTATACATAA
- a CDS encoding glycosyltransferase, translating into MKKIKILFTIPNFDTAGSGKALLNIAKGLDTTIFEPHIMCLHNRGAFFKVVKNSKIPIHVHNYIPTSRPFLQMFRESWQVSRYLKKINPDIIHSYHYSANYTEALAAKVAGIPWVFTKKNMNWGGNSSNAWKLRSFLANKIAVQNTDMSSTFYRGSKKTVLIPRGIDIAHFESKNDYPQLDNRFVICVANFVPVKGIETLIHAFCKVSNKHKNWNLLLVGDTASSYGEELINIVGNIGMNKKITFTGKVLDVRPYLNRSEIFVLPTKNEGRREGSPVALLEAMANGKVVIGSNIPGIKDQLANFPNFLFDPSKVDNLVIKLDHYMNQSKDELKKIGMSFCKHVKVNYPIEKEIKKHEALYNTIVKK; encoded by the coding sequence ATGAAAAAAATAAAAATTCTCTTTACCATACCTAATTTTGATACTGCTGGAAGTGGCAAAGCTCTCTTGAATATAGCTAAAGGATTGGATACAACAATTTTTGAACCCCATATAATGTGTCTACATAACAGAGGCGCATTTTTTAAGGTAGTGAAAAACTCCAAAATACCAATTCACGTACATAATTATATACCAACTTCAAGGCCTTTCCTACAAATGTTCAGGGAAAGTTGGCAAGTCTCTAGATATTTAAAAAAAATAAATCCTGATATTATTCACAGTTATCATTACAGTGCAAATTATACAGAAGCCCTAGCTGCTAAGGTAGCAGGAATACCTTGGGTCTTCACTAAAAAAAATATGAACTGGGGTGGAAATTCAAGTAATGCTTGGAAGTTAAGATCATTTTTAGCCAATAAAATTGCAGTGCAAAATACAGATATGTCATCTACCTTTTACAGGGGTAGTAAAAAAACTGTTTTAATACCAAGAGGAATCGATATCGCTCACTTTGAATCTAAAAATGATTATCCACAACTAGATAACAGATTTGTAATTTGTGTGGCTAATTTTGTGCCAGTTAAAGGTATTGAAACACTTATTCACGCTTTTTGTAAAGTAAGTAATAAACATAAAAATTGGAATTTATTATTGGTAGGTGATACGGCTAGTTCTTATGGAGAGGAATTAATAAATATTGTGGGGAATATAGGAATGAATAAGAAAATAACCTTTACAGGAAAAGTTCTTGACGTGAGACCTTATTTAAACCGTTCAGAAATCTTTGTGTTACCTACTAAAAATGAAGGGCGTAGAGAAGGTTCGCCAGTTGCACTTTTGGAAGCAATGGCAAATGGAAAAGTTGTAATAGGTTCCAATATACCGGGGATAAAAGATCAATTGGCAAATTTCCCTAACTTTTTATTTGATCCTTCTAAGGTTGATAATTTAGTTATAAAACTAGATCATTATATGAATCAATCGAAAGATGAACTAAAAAAAATAGGGATGTCTTTTTGTAAACATGTAAAAGTAAATTACCCAATTGAGAAAGAAATTAAAAAACATGAGGCACTCTATAATACTATTGTAAAAAAATGA
- the asnB gene encoding asparagine synthase (glutamine-hydrolyzing), producing MCGFLVEYTFTGKSGLPKNDFMSLLSMSRLRGPDSQRYISKQPNLQFGFNRLSILELSEAGDQPIVSHDKRYILVFNGEIYNHLDLRNRLNFKEFKGESDSETITACFVEWGVHKTIDQLNGMFSMAVYDTLEEEFYLIRDFAGIKPLFYGWDGKTLLVASQYDQVISHPSYKSKSIDSQILKLYLEQHYMPAPFGLYKDTFQVRPGEIVVFKKDRSLKKIRYWELTTTVHYTIPNKKEAIEYIEEALSNSVHRQLLSDVPLGAFLSGGVDSSLIASYIKDAKTKPKVFTIGSDSKVHDESYRAKQFAQTLDLQQTIWHLSATEVLKYWDKAMDSLHEPLADFSVLPTYLVSKLTASKLKVALSGDGGDELFFGYERFWSVGKNIQFQQYPNILRKAIYGFDRFISGNKRVNRVLMAPNQGIAHQGLHSRFKKKWLYEVAPNLKDIELPQEYKVYNYQNTKDIRQLLINMRKAEFYGMMQKTLRKVDLASMENSLEVRVPFLDKKMIEAACQIDPLLSYGGGRQKQVLKELLSSRIPTIPEEKIKKGFSIPLSGWLRKDLKNIVTQKILDSDLTSYGFEKIHIENMLQYHIKRKEDLKWPIFTLYALTKFK from the coding sequence ATGTGTGGTTTTTTAGTAGAATATACCTTCACTGGCAAGTCAGGATTACCAAAAAATGACTTTATGAGTTTGCTTTCCATGTCACGATTAAGAGGACCTGATTCACAAAGATACATCTCTAAACAACCTAATTTACAGTTTGGTTTTAACCGGCTTTCAATATTAGAACTTTCAGAGGCTGGCGATCAACCGATCGTAAGTCACGATAAAAGATATATTCTGGTTTTTAACGGTGAAATATACAATCATCTGGATTTAAGAAATAGATTGAACTTCAAAGAGTTTAAAGGAGAAAGTGACTCCGAAACCATTACGGCTTGTTTTGTAGAGTGGGGAGTTCATAAAACTATAGACCAACTAAACGGTATGTTTTCAATGGCTGTGTATGATACGCTTGAAGAGGAGTTTTACTTAATACGGGATTTCGCTGGAATTAAGCCTCTGTTTTATGGTTGGGACGGTAAAACATTGCTAGTAGCGAGCCAGTATGACCAAGTTATTTCCCATCCATCGTATAAATCAAAGTCTATTGATAGCCAAATTCTTAAGCTTTATTTAGAGCAACATTATATGCCTGCTCCATTTGGGCTTTATAAAGATACTTTTCAAGTACGTCCAGGAGAGATTGTAGTGTTCAAAAAGGACAGATCTTTAAAAAAAATTAGATATTGGGAGTTAACTACAACCGTTCACTATACTATTCCAAATAAAAAAGAAGCAATCGAATATATAGAAGAAGCACTTTCAAATTCGGTACATCGGCAGTTGCTCTCGGATGTCCCTTTAGGAGCTTTTTTATCTGGAGGTGTAGATTCAAGCTTGATAGCCTCTTATATAAAAGATGCTAAAACTAAGCCTAAGGTTTTCACTATAGGTTCAGACAGTAAGGTTCACGATGAGTCATACCGAGCCAAACAATTTGCTCAAACTTTAGATTTACAACAAACAATATGGCACCTATCAGCAACCGAAGTTTTAAAATATTGGGATAAAGCCATGGACTCATTACATGAACCCTTAGCAGATTTTAGTGTCTTACCAACATATTTAGTTTCTAAGTTGACAGCTAGTAAATTAAAAGTTGCTTTAAGTGGTGATGGCGGAGATGAATTATTTTTTGGTTATGAACGGTTTTGGAGTGTCGGTAAAAACATACAGTTCCAACAGTATCCTAATATTTTGAGAAAGGCTATATATGGTTTTGATAGATTTATTTCTGGTAATAAAAGAGTAAATCGAGTATTGATGGCACCAAATCAAGGAATTGCGCATCAAGGGTTGCATTCACGTTTTAAAAAAAAATGGTTATATGAAGTTGCGCCAAATTTAAAAGATATTGAGTTGCCACAAGAATATAAAGTGTATAACTATCAAAACACTAAGGATATTCGTCAATTATTAATTAATATGCGAAAGGCCGAATTTTACGGGATGATGCAAAAAACGCTTAGAAAAGTTGACCTTGCAAGCATGGAAAACAGCTTAGAAGTACGGGTTCCGTTTTTGGATAAAAAAATGATTGAAGCAGCATGTCAAATAGATCCACTATTGAGTTATGGTGGGGGAAGACAAAAACAAGTATTAAAAGAGCTGTTGTCTAGTCGAATTCCAACAATACCCGAAGAAAAGATAAAAAAAGGATTTTCTATTCCTTTATCAGGATGGTTGCGTAAAGATTTGAAAAATATAGTAACCCAAAAAATTTTAGATTCAGATTTAACTTCTTATGGATTTGAAAAAATACATATTGAGAACATGTTACAATACCATATTAAGAGAAAAGAGGATTTAAAATGGCCCATATTCACACTGTATGCTCTAACAAAATTTAAATGA
- a CDS encoding sulfotransferase domain-containing protein, whose protein sequence is MKTNLFIAGACKSGTSYVHSFLGKQPDICPSNPKEPYFFELPAEERNESMYYKKYFSDHTNEKYLLDGRHRTMFFSWMPQTIYDYNKDSKFIFILRNPVDRAYSHWWMWYARKIIKTSFHKTIRRQVTEIAQHNFFMEMTPHSYIDFVKKESYDGRMAYADAETIVESGYYFTQISRFLEIFEKNQLLILDYDEIKTPHVLATKMKEFLGISIQVSAKEQIINKAPSYAKPKLYVSTFFPKTIKTKVKNLFFSKKSIPKKSRILLQQQYHDENKNLYEKLGITFATKWM, encoded by the coding sequence ATGAAAACTAATTTATTTATTGCTGGAGCGTGTAAAAGTGGAACTTCCTATGTACATAGTTTTTTAGGGAAACAGCCTGATATATGCCCTTCCAATCCTAAAGAACCGTATTTTTTTGAACTTCCGGCTGAAGAACGGAATGAAAGTATGTATTATAAAAAGTATTTTTCAGACCATACCAATGAAAAATATTTGCTGGACGGAAGACATCGAACAATGTTTTTCTCTTGGATGCCACAAACAATTTATGACTATAACAAGGATAGTAAATTTATTTTTATTTTGAGAAATCCGGTAGATAGAGCTTATTCTCATTGGTGGATGTGGTATGCAAGGAAAATCATTAAGACTTCTTTCCATAAAACAATACGACGACAAGTAACAGAGATTGCTCAACATAATTTTTTTATGGAGATGACCCCTCACAGTTATATTGATTTTGTAAAAAAAGAATCTTATGACGGCAGAATGGCTTATGCAGATGCAGAGACCATAGTAGAATCAGGTTATTATTTTACACAGATTTCTCGATTTTTAGAGATATTTGAAAAGAATCAACTATTAATTCTTGACTATGATGAAATAAAAACACCGCACGTATTGGCAACAAAAATGAAAGAATTTTTAGGAATTTCTATACAGGTATCTGCAAAAGAACAAATAATAAATAAAGCACCTTCCTATGCAAAGCCAAAATTGTATGTGAGTACGTTTTTTCCTAAAACGATAAAAACTAAAGTGAAAAACCTATTTTTTTCAAAAAAATCGATTCCAAAAAAATCGAGAATTTTGTTACAGCAACAGTATCATGACGAAAATAAAAATTTATACGAAAAGTTAGGTATTACCTTTGCAACTAAATGGATGTAA
- a CDS encoding glycosyltransferase family 2 protein, with amino-acid sequence MKVSVVLPIYNGEETLEQTLKSLVEQTFQSFELVACIDGTTDRSKEILNAYAAYFQKVTVLENNNNLGLGPTMNRLIANSNGEYIAVAEQDDYYYPYRLEKQVAILNSRNDVGLVSGIAEFWNGNSITGTFPGILVGGKPYPTGRDMFLLNYRNQIKVVNSCMMFRKSIHIDKGLYFTQHYPSISVDWAYILRFSLISKIYGIPEVLVRLDRRTDRKSVTTYKEKQFKASRELLRSFAYEYPNIISKREYTYALGTQKIMELNHTFGFRFVFQSMLYILRNPFDARLRVNLINRFKRKF; translated from the coding sequence ATGAAAGTTTCTGTAGTACTCCCGATATATAATGGTGAAGAAACCCTAGAGCAAACCTTAAAAAGCCTTGTTGAACAAACCTTTCAAAGCTTTGAGTTGGTAGCGTGTATTGACGGAACTACTGATCGTTCTAAGGAAATTTTAAATGCTTATGCCGCTTATTTTCAGAAAGTAACTGTTTTGGAAAATAATAATAATCTTGGCTTAGGACCTACTATGAATAGGTTGATAGCAAATAGCAATGGGGAGTATATCGCTGTAGCGGAACAAGATGATTATTACTATCCGTATCGATTAGAAAAACAAGTAGCGATTTTAAATAGCAGGAACGATGTTGGGTTGGTTTCCGGAATTGCTGAATTTTGGAATGGAAACTCAATAACCGGAACATTTCCAGGAATTTTAGTAGGGGGGAAGCCATATCCTACCGGAAGAGATATGTTTCTTTTAAATTACAGAAATCAAATTAAAGTAGTAAACAGTTGTATGATGTTCCGGAAATCCATTCATATCGACAAAGGTTTATATTTTACACAACATTACCCAAGCATCAGTGTAGATTGGGCCTATATATTGCGCTTCTCGTTAATCTCTAAAATATATGGAATTCCTGAAGTTTTAGTGCGCTTAGATAGGAGGACAGACCGTAAATCAGTTACTACATATAAAGAAAAACAATTTAAAGCCTCCCGGGAATTGTTACGTAGTTTTGCCTATGAATATCCTAATATAATATCAAAAAGAGAGTATACATACGCTCTAGGTACTCAAAAAATTATGGAATTAAACCATACATTCGGATTTCGTTTTGTATTCCAATCAATGCTATACATACTTAGGAATCCGTTTGACGCAAGATTAAGAGTTAATTTGATAAATCGTTTCAAGAGAAAGTTTTAA